Genomic DNA from Carnobacteriaceae bacterium zg-C25:
TATTACGCCAATACTAATACTACTTAACACGACAATCATACCACTTTGCAGTAAAAAGATGAAAAAAACAACTTGTTTCATTTCCTTTTTCCAATCACTCACATTGTGTGGCATCCATTTATAAAAACGTGAACACTGATAAATTAACGTGTGATACAACTGTACACCGCTTAAAAATAACAATAAACCGACAACAACACTAATGACCCATACATTTTTAGAGGCAAAAATAACGAGTGATGCCACAATCATTTGCCCAACAACATTTTCTCGAATTTCCTTTTGTCTGAGCGCGTATTTTAGCAATACCGACACATTGACACGTGATACCACGTTATCAAAATACGACTGTTTTTTCGTGTTGTGGTGTATTGGTGCATCTCCAAAGAAATGCAACCACATGTTTTGACGCATGAGACGATAACTTTCAGCTTCGATTAACTGCGCAATAGATTGTAGTGGAGATTGTTTTGTATAGACAAAAACAAATAAACTACACAGTATGACACAACTAAAAACACCGATATAAAAATAAGACACCATAACGATAAACAGTACAACGGACAGTTGTTTTTTTAGTGGTGTCAATTGAGACATGACATGAATAAAACTATATAGCACTCCATTCAACCACCACTCAAGTGTTACGGCCATCTTCACTTTATGCAACAACGGTAGCAAAATGATGGTACCCGATACAAATGCAAATAACACAAATAGCACACTATATAATTGCGCTGAATAAAAATAACGTTTCGTCAACAATGCGGAATGATTCAAATAATGTAAATCTTGTTTTTTTAATAGTGTTGCTACACGTATTGGATAAATGAGTAACGTGATGAACCCGCTCACGAACACAGTTAAAACCCACTGTGGCAACATAAACGATTGCTGTAAAAAATCGTGATAGGCGTACGCCAATGTAACAAATAAAAAAAAGACGATAACAAGGACGTGATCATTAAGAATATAGCGTAAATAACGGTATTTTTGCAGTAAGGCAGCTTGTAGGCGTTGTTTATATAATTTATCCATTTTCTGCTCCTTGCTGTTTAGAAACCATGGCAATGAATAGATCATCAACCGTCGTACATTGATAGTCCTCCAACAACGTTGATACCGTCTTTTCTTCGATAAGCTGACCTTTATGCATAAATAAAACTTTATCAATATCACGGTGAATTTGCGACAAAATGTGTGTGGACACGATAATCATTGCATTATCGTTTAATTTGTCTTGAAAAATGTTCAACAAATCTTTAATCGCTATTGGATCTAACCCCATAAACGGTTCATCAATAATGTATAAAGGAACGTCAAGCATTAACGCTAAAATCAGCATGACTTTCTGTTTCATACCTTTAGAAAAGGCACTTGGAAACCATTCTAATCGATTATCCAATCGAAATAATCGCGCGTAGTGCATTGCTTTTTCCAACGTTTCATCAAAAGGCACTTGATACACACGAGCTACCAATTCAACATGTTCTTTTAACGTTAATTCATCATATAAAATTGGCGTTTCCGGCACATACGCTATTTTTTGTTTATATGCCTGTGGTGTTGTTGGCGTCACACCATCAAGTTCCACCTCACCGCTAAATGCTGACATGGTAGCTGTCAAATGATGCAGTAACGTACTTTTTCCCGCTCCATTTAAACCGACAACGGCATAAAATTGACCGGGTAACATTGAAAATGAAATATTCGAAATAGCAGGTATACGTGTATACCCACCCGTTAATTCTTTTACCTGTAACATAAACTCTCCTTCACATAAATGTTAAAAAATCCAGCAATGTATGACATTACTGGACTAAATTGCCTATATTATAGTGATAAAAGCGAACGAATCAGTGCACCTATACCCGTATCGATTGTTCCAAAGAAAATGGCAAGTAATGCAATACTTAACACAACTAGTCCTGTCGTACGTACTAACCCAGAAAATTTAGGCCACGTCACTGCTTTCATTTCTGCAATCACATTTTTGATAAATTTCATCGAATTACCCCTCACTATTTTGTTTCTTTATGTACTGTATGTTTTGCACAATAACGGCAAAACTTTTTAATTTCTAATCGCTCTGTTCTTCCTTTTTCAGTCGGAGTAACCGTATAGTTACGTTGCCCACATGTTGTGCAAGCAAGACCTGTTTTACGTTGTGCCATTTTGCAATCATACCTTTCCCTAACATCTCATTTATCATACCATGTTAGCGATAAAAGTCAATTAAAACTACACAAATCTACTCTACAAAATGTAGCAGCCGAGTTGTAAAATAAAGTGCAAAAGCAAAATAGTGTTATAAAAACAAAAAAAGACAGATAATTAACTGACTAAAATCCACTACAAAATTAGAAAGGTAATTATCATGTCTAAAACAAATTATAACACAAAAAAACAATATAAACAGCTATCTTTGATTGAA
This window encodes:
- the rpmG gene encoding 50S ribosomal protein L33, giving the protein MAQRKTGLACTTCGQRNYTVTPTEKGRTERLEIKKFCRYCAKHTVHKETK
- a CDS encoding ABC transporter permease; this encodes MDKLYKQRLQAALLQKYRYLRYILNDHVLVIVFFLFVTLAYAYHDFLQQSFMLPQWVLTVFVSGFITLLIYPIRVATLLKKQDLHYLNHSALLTKRYFYSAQLYSVLFVLFAFVSGTIILLPLLHKVKMAVTLEWWLNGVLYSFIHVMSQLTPLKKQLSVVLFIVMVSYFYIGVFSCVILCSLFVFVYTKQSPLQSIAQLIEAESYRLMRQNMWLHFFGDAPIHHNTKKQSYFDNVVSRVNVSVLLKYALRQKEIRENVVGQMIVASLVIFASKNVWVISVVVGLLLFLSGVQLYHTLIYQCSRFYKWMPHNVSDWKKEMKQVVFFIFLLQSGMIVVLSSISIGVISVMRVVLSIFIVRFLVLPLYIFSKIDKMM
- a CDS encoding ABC transporter ATP-binding protein, giving the protein MLQVKELTGGYTRIPAISNISFSMLPGQFYAVVGLNGAGKSTLLHHLTATMSAFSGEVELDGVTPTTPQAYKQKIAYVPETPILYDELTLKEHVELVARVYQVPFDETLEKAMHYARLFRLDNRLEWFPSAFSKGMKQKVMLILALMLDVPLYIIDEPFMGLDPIAIKDLLNIFQDKLNDNAMIIVSTHILSQIHRDIDKVLFMHKGQLIEEKTVSTLLEDYQCTTVDDLFIAMVSKQQGAENG
- the secE gene encoding preprotein translocase subunit SecE, which gives rise to MKFIKNVIAEMKAVTWPKFSGLVRTTGLVVLSIALLAIFFGTIDTGIGALIRSLLSL